In one window of Dehalococcoidia bacterium DNA:
- a CDS encoding OB-fold domain-containing protein, which produces MPGILACGAYIPRFRLGKETLGWGSPQEKAIANFDEDSVTMAVAAAQDCLRGLDRSQIDALYFATTTPPYLEQQGSALIAEALDLRPSVFAADITNNLRGGTIALRTALDAVQAGSARQALVVAADCRMSAPRGELERSLGDGAAAVLVGRDKGVAEVVASHTLTEHMLDTWRTPQDTFIRSWEDRFIMEEGYQRVVPQVVSEFSQKTGVVPKDIAKVALYAPDARRHQDMARRLGFRPEQVVDPLFGKIGNTGAAFTLMLLVSALETAKPGERILAVGYGDGGDVYLFQATERVGEVKQNRRLVSRYAEAKRILPTYETYTRWREVWVSEAARRPPPPVPSVSALWREKDENIRFYGSRCTACGYIQYPPQRVCTKCQTADQMTPIRLAETYGTVFTYSMDYLAGTIDTPLVVAVVNFEGGGRWLGMMTDRELHEVRIGMPVELTFRKLRTVGGIHNYYWKCMPVRA; this is translated from the coding sequence ATGCCTGGAATTCTGGCGTGTGGGGCATACATCCCCCGATTCCGCCTCGGGAAGGAAACTCTCGGCTGGGGCTCGCCGCAAGAGAAGGCGATCGCCAACTTTGATGAAGACAGTGTAACTATGGCCGTGGCCGCTGCCCAGGACTGCTTGCGTGGCCTGGACAGGAGCCAAATAGACGCCCTCTATTTCGCCACCACCACCCCTCCCTACCTAGAACAGCAGGGGTCGGCCCTTATTGCCGAAGCCCTGGACCTTCGCCCCAGTGTGTTCGCCGCTGACATCACCAACAACCTGCGGGGAGGCACCATCGCCTTGCGCACCGCCCTGGACGCCGTCCAGGCGGGGAGCGCACGCCAGGCTCTGGTGGTGGCTGCCGACTGTCGGATGAGTGCACCTCGGGGCGAGTTGGAGCGCTCTCTGGGGGATGGAGCGGCGGCTGTGCTGGTGGGGCGCGACAAGGGGGTGGCGGAGGTGGTAGCCAGCCACACCCTCACCGAGCATATGCTGGACACCTGGCGCACCCCCCAGGACACCTTCATCCGCTCCTGGGAGGACCGCTTCATCATGGAGGAGGGCTATCAGCGGGTTGTCCCCCAGGTGGTCAGCGAGTTCTCTCAGAAGACCGGTGTCGTGCCCAAGGATATCGCCAAAGTCGCCCTCTACGCCCCCGATGCGCGCCGCCACCAGGACATGGCCCGTCGCTTGGGCTTCCGCCCCGAGCAGGTGGTGGATCCCCTTTTCGGGAAAATAGGTAACACGGGCGCTGCCTTCACCTTGATGCTCCTGGTCAGCGCCTTGGAGACGGCTAAGCCGGGCGAGCGGATTTTGGCCGTCGGCTACGGGGACGGCGGCGATGTCTACCTGTTTCAGGCCACCGAGCGCGTAGGGGAGGTGAAGCAGAACCGCCGCCTCGTCAGCCGTTACGCCGAGGCCAAGCGTATTCTGCCTACCTACGAGACCTACACCCGCTGGCGTGAGGTATGGGTCTCTGAGGCGGCGCGTCGGCCTCCGCCCCCTGTCCCCTCGGTATCGGCCCTCTGGCGGGAGAAGGACGAGAACATCCGCTTCTATGGTAGCCGGTGCACCGCCTGCGGGTACATTCAGTACCCGCCCCAACGGGTCTGCACCAAGTGCCAGACCGCTGACCAGATGACCCCTATCCGTCTGGCCGAAACCTACGGCACGGTGTTTACGTATTCTATGGACTATCTGGCCGGCACGATAGATACCCCATTGGTGGTGGCAGTGGTAAACTTTGAGGGGGGCGGGCGCTGGCTGGGGATGATGACGGACCGGGAACTGCACGAGGTGCGCATTGGGATGCCGGTGGAGCTAACCTTCCGCAAACTGCGCACCGTGGGCGGCATCCACAACTACTACTGGAAGTGTATGCCGGTGCGGGCCTAG
- a CDS encoding S41 family peptidase has protein sequence MRRHWLLWAVIAVLVGVIGCRQTPQAASTPTPDQTHPPALSVQIPEEVPKEFKALWEAYTILSREYVDKSKIQPDILARGAIKGMLETLQDPHTDYLPPDRYLRESQDFRGSFSGIGAEVFLRNGRIILNPMPGSPAEKAGLRPGDIVLAVDGEKTDGWTVMQAVSRIRGPRGTPVRLTILHLGESEPVEVTIVRDIIRLESVFMNMMSDGVAYIRISAFYENTEPSFVQKVQEARQKGAKGIVLDLRNNPGGYLSVAVNITSHFLKSGLVVYEVDGNGRRTDWRVRPGGIATDIPLVVLVNQFSASGSEVVAGALQDHGRAQVVGTKTLGKGSVNLLRPLSDGGGLYYTYAHWYTPNGRLIEGQGLTPDVEVPAIARRGDPQLEKALEVLKQAIAATQG, from the coding sequence ATGCGCAGGCACTGGCTGCTGTGGGCTGTGATTGCGGTTCTCGTGGGGGTTATAGGGTGTCGGCAGACCCCCCAGGCGGCTTCCACCCCCACCCCCGACCAGACGCACCCGCCCGCCCTTTCCGTGCAGATACCCGAAGAGGTGCCCAAGGAGTTCAAGGCCCTTTGGGAGGCGTACACCATCCTCTCCCGAGAGTATGTGGACAAGTCCAAAATTCAACCGGACATCCTGGCACGGGGCGCAATCAAAGGCATGCTGGAGACCTTGCAAGATCCCCACACCGACTACCTGCCACCGGATCGCTACCTGCGGGAGTCCCAAGACTTCCGGGGGAGTTTTAGCGGGATAGGGGCGGAGGTGTTCCTGCGCAATGGCCGGATTATTTTGAACCCCATGCCGGGGAGCCCCGCCGAGAAAGCGGGGCTGCGCCCGGGGGATATCGTGCTTGCGGTGGACGGAGAGAAAACCGACGGCTGGACGGTGATGCAGGCGGTGTCCCGCATCCGTGGCCCGCGGGGCACGCCCGTGCGCCTTACCATCCTCCACCTGGGGGAATCTGAGCCCGTAGAGGTTACCATCGTGCGGGATATCATCCGCTTAGAGAGCGTTTTCATGAACATGATGAGCGATGGGGTGGCTTATATCCGTATTAGCGCTTTTTACGAGAACACCGAGCCGAGTTTCGTGCAGAAGGTGCAGGAGGCGCGCCAGAAGGGAGCGAAGGGCATCGTGCTGGATTTGCGCAATAACCCAGGGGGCTACCTCAGCGTGGCGGTGAACATCACCAGCCACTTTCTGAAAAGCGGACTGGTCGTGTACGAAGTAGACGGCAACGGCCGGCGCACCGATTGGCGGGTGCGCCCGGGGGGAATCGCCACCGATATCCCCCTGGTGGTGCTAGTCAACCAGTTTTCGGCCAGTGGGAGCGAGGTGGTAGCGGGTGCACTCCAAGATCATGGACGGGCGCAGGTGGTGGGCACCAAGACCCTGGGCAAGGGGAGCGTGAACCTTCTGCGGCCCCTGTCCGATGGGGGAGGCCTTTACTACACCTACGCCCATTGGTACACCCCCAATGGACGGCTCATTGAAGGCCAGGGCCTCACCCCCGATGTGGAGGTGCCGGCCATCGCCCGTCGCGGGGATCCTCAGTTAGAGAAGGCCCTGGAGGTGTTGAAACAAGCCATCGCGGCGACCCAGGGCTAA
- a CDS encoding acetyl-CoA acetyltransferase, whose protein sequence is MESIRDRVAIIGMGCTKFGERWDADGIDLMVEAAYEAYQDAGISPKDIQAAWVGTVGTFSTGQGLAEALKLDYIPITRCENACATATDAFRNACYAVAAGIYDIVLAMGVEKQKDSGASGLVVPRGPSSDVEPPTPPPAQFALAATRYAHHYGIPMDQLKRILAKIAVKNHHNGTLNPKAHFQREVTEEQVLNAPMIAWPLGLYDCCGVSDGAAAAIIVRADWAKNFRDDYVLVKGLGLAVGGKQGLLHDDYDFIHFPENIKAAHIAYQEAGVKNPRKEIDLAIVHDCFTITELILYEDLGFTERGRGPAEVEAGTFTLEGELPVNTDGGLKCFGHPIGASGIRMIYEVYKQLQGKAGPRQIKKTPRLGLTHNLGGRPGSFTGAVAIFGRRD, encoded by the coding sequence ATGGAGAGCATCCGGGACCGGGTGGCCATTATAGGCATGGGGTGCACGAAGTTCGGCGAGCGATGGGACGCCGACGGCATAGACCTGATGGTGGAGGCCGCCTACGAAGCCTACCAGGACGCGGGCATCTCTCCTAAGGATATCCAGGCGGCATGGGTGGGCACGGTGGGCACCTTTAGCACCGGCCAGGGCCTGGCCGAGGCCCTCAAACTGGACTACATCCCCATCACCCGCTGCGAGAACGCCTGCGCCACCGCTACCGACGCCTTCCGCAACGCCTGCTACGCCGTGGCGGCGGGTATCTACGACATCGTGCTGGCCATGGGTGTGGAGAAACAGAAGGATTCGGGCGCCTCGGGCTTAGTTGTTCCGCGTGGGCCCAGTAGCGATGTGGAGCCTCCCACGCCGCCCCCTGCCCAGTTTGCGTTGGCGGCGACCCGCTACGCCCATCATTACGGCATTCCCATGGACCAGTTGAAGCGCATCCTGGCCAAAATTGCCGTCAAGAACCACCACAACGGCACCCTCAACCCCAAGGCCCACTTCCAGCGGGAGGTGACCGAGGAGCAGGTGCTCAACGCCCCCATGATCGCCTGGCCCCTGGGCTTGTATGACTGCTGTGGCGTCTCCGACGGGGCTGCGGCCGCTATCATTGTGCGTGCCGATTGGGCCAAGAACTTCCGCGACGACTATGTGTTGGTGAAGGGATTGGGCCTGGCAGTGGGTGGCAAGCAGGGCCTCCTCCATGATGATTACGACTTCATTCACTTCCCCGAAAACATCAAGGCTGCCCACATCGCCTATCAAGAGGCCGGCGTCAAGAACCCCCGCAAGGAGATCGACCTGGCTATCGTCCACGACTGTTTCACCATCACTGAGTTGATCCTCTACGAAGATTTGGGCTTCACGGAGCGGGGGCGGGGCCCGGCGGAAGTGGAGGCCGGCACCTTCACCCTAGAGGGCGAACTGCCCGTCAATACCGACGGTGGGTTGAAGTGCTTTGGCCACCCCATCGGTGCCAGCGGCATCCGCATGATCTACGAGGTCTATAAGCAACTGCAGGGTAAGGCGGGCCCGCGGCAAATCAAGAAAACCCCGCGCCTGGGGCTTACCCACAACCTGGGTGGACGGCCCGGCTCCTTCACGGGGGCGGTGGCCATCTTCGGACGCCGGGACTAA